Proteins encoded within one genomic window of Dermatophilus congolensis:
- a CDS encoding TrkH family potassium uptake protein, with product MVSLWRRQGRWLASPVRLVPVAFILFMALGTALLALPISHPGEVDYLASAFTAVSATCITGLTVVDTATYWTPFGKAVIIVLTQLGGFGIMSAATLFALAINGRLDLTGTLVAQTEKQTRTLGEVRRVITRIAAVMLTLEILAGIILTIRLLIRGEPFSGAVLHGFFYSAMGFTNAGFTPDAGLVKYVGDPWIMWPLFLLIILGSLGYPVLFELQNKWRRPHHWSVHMRLTFWGFLFLMVVGVSYFALFEWNNPGTLGPLNVMGKINGALAGGIMPRSAGFSAVDYAQITDESTVATIVLMFIGGGSAGTSGGLKVSTFFLLAFVILAEIRGEHDVTVGHRSVSNATIRQALAIALLSVGVVTASAVILVSLTELPLIAVLFDVVSAFATCGLSLGITPDLPPGGQVLLMVLMFIGRVGTVTVASALALRTRQRHYHLPNEAPIVG from the coding sequence GTGGTTAGCCTCTGGCGTCGACAAGGACGATGGCTCGCCTCCCCAGTCCGCCTCGTCCCCGTGGCATTCATCCTCTTCATGGCCCTCGGGACAGCACTACTGGCTCTACCGATCTCTCACCCAGGCGAAGTCGACTACCTCGCCTCGGCCTTCACGGCCGTTTCTGCCACCTGTATCACCGGCCTGACCGTCGTCGACACCGCGACCTATTGGACCCCCTTCGGTAAAGCCGTCATCATCGTCCTTACCCAACTCGGCGGGTTCGGCATCATGTCTGCGGCCACACTGTTCGCCCTAGCCATCAACGGCCGCCTGGACCTAACCGGAACTCTCGTCGCTCAAACAGAAAAACAAACCCGCACCCTCGGTGAAGTGCGCCGCGTTATCACCCGCATCGCCGCTGTCATGCTCACCCTCGAAATCCTCGCCGGCATCATCCTTACCATCCGGCTGCTCATTCGCGGGGAACCCTTCAGCGGTGCTGTACTCCACGGCTTTTTCTACTCCGCCATGGGGTTCACTAACGCAGGGTTCACCCCCGACGCCGGGTTGGTTAAGTATGTCGGTGACCCCTGGATTATGTGGCCGCTGTTCCTGCTCATCATCCTCGGCAGCCTTGGCTACCCCGTCCTATTCGAGCTGCAAAACAAATGGCGACGTCCCCACCACTGGAGCGTCCATATGCGGCTGACCTTCTGGGGGTTCCTTTTCCTCATGGTTGTTGGCGTGAGCTATTTCGCGCTTTTCGAATGGAACAACCCCGGCACACTGGGCCCACTTAATGTGATGGGAAAGATCAATGGTGCCCTCGCCGGAGGAATCATGCCCCGCTCTGCAGGATTCAGCGCTGTTGACTACGCCCAAATCACTGACGAGTCCACCGTTGCAACCATCGTCCTGATGTTTATCGGTGGAGGATCTGCAGGAACTTCCGGAGGCCTGAAAGTATCCACCTTCTTCCTCCTGGCCTTTGTGATCCTCGCCGAAATTCGCGGCGAACACGATGTCACCGTCGGGCACCGCAGCGTCTCCAATGCCACCATCCGACAAGCCCTCGCGATCGCGCTCCTATCAGTCGGCGTCGTTACTGCAAGCGCCGTCATCCTCGTTTCACTCACTGAACTTCCACTCATCGCCGTACTCTTCGACGTGGTATCAGCATTCGCCACCTGTGGACTATCCCTGGGCATCACCCCTGACCTGCCCCCAGGGGGGCAGGTACTCCTGATGGTGCTGATGTTCATCGGACGTGTCGGCACCGTCACTGTTGCCTCCGCTTTGGCGCTGCGCACCAGACAACGCCACTACCACCTACCCAACGAAGCGCCCATCGTCGGCTGA
- a CDS encoding glycosyltransferase, protein MIVATAVATDARVLKEAATLVAAGHTVHIIGKNVPGDFVPPPGVTISSVGASSVLRKQGAQSLSGRKLSPPMAFARWVMLPTHRNSTFARFGEAAEHIAHELATNGDGFDVVHAHDFTSLEAGVRIAAHAAVPLIYDTHEFWSGRSREYRPTPLQDAHERRLEGELAAMAAAVITVGDGVAEALRQQYKENNWPHITTVRNSFPSLPEDITAALPDLPEKPHGIIYAGRIGAHRELETAAAAATTLTNEGIEVRLMGPVDNTWLNSHDTGAATIVAPTSPDEVDAHLRKCGLVLVALAPGWKNHELALPNKLFHAVRAGVPMVASDIGELAAVVRKYNLGTLYTPGNSDSLVQATREAIAKYSDLCQSVQAAQHELSWESDGAALLSVYDSLSGATPPHLPPTTKTQHTTARVVREPMARAVRTLRAHTRASTRKGE, encoded by the coding sequence ATGATCGTGGCCACTGCGGTGGCCACTGACGCTCGCGTCCTCAAAGAAGCAGCAACCCTCGTCGCAGCCGGCCACACCGTTCACATCATTGGGAAAAATGTGCCCGGCGACTTCGTGCCGCCTCCTGGCGTCACCATCTCCTCTGTCGGAGCCTCCTCCGTGCTCCGCAAACAAGGAGCCCAATCCCTCTCCGGCCGTAAACTCTCACCCCCCATGGCCTTCGCTCGATGGGTCATGCTCCCCACTCACCGCAACTCCACCTTCGCCAGATTTGGTGAAGCCGCTGAACATATCGCGCACGAGCTGGCCACCAACGGTGATGGATTCGACGTAGTCCATGCCCACGACTTCACCTCACTGGAAGCGGGGGTCAGGATTGCTGCACACGCCGCCGTGCCGCTGATCTACGACACCCACGAGTTCTGGTCAGGACGCTCCCGCGAATACCGCCCCACACCACTGCAAGACGCACACGAGCGACGCCTCGAAGGTGAACTCGCAGCTATGGCGGCAGCCGTAATCACCGTCGGAGATGGCGTCGCTGAGGCCCTGCGGCAGCAATACAAAGAAAACAACTGGCCACACATCACCACGGTCCGTAACTCTTTCCCCTCCCTGCCCGAAGACATCACCGCCGCCCTGCCCGATCTACCCGAAAAACCTCACGGCATCATCTACGCAGGACGTATCGGAGCCCACCGCGAACTCGAAACTGCCGCAGCAGCCGCAACAACGCTGACTAATGAAGGAATAGAGGTTCGCCTCATGGGGCCAGTGGACAACACCTGGCTCAACAGCCACGACACCGGAGCAGCCACCATCGTTGCTCCCACCAGCCCCGACGAAGTCGACGCGCACCTGCGAAAATGTGGCCTGGTCCTGGTAGCCCTTGCCCCCGGCTGGAAAAACCACGAGCTTGCCCTGCCCAACAAACTTTTCCACGCCGTCCGCGCTGGAGTGCCTATGGTTGCCTCCGACATCGGTGAGCTCGCCGCCGTCGTCCGCAAATACAACCTTGGTACCCTCTACACCCCCGGCAACTCAGACAGCCTTGTCCAGGCCACCCGAGAAGCCATCGCCAAATACTCCGACTTGTGCCAATCAGTGCAAGCCGCACAACACGAACTCAGCTGGGAAAGTGACGGCGCAGCCCTCCTATCGGTGTACGACTCTCTCTCAGGAGCCACACCACCCCACCTCCCCCCGACAACGAAAACGCAACACACCACCGCGCGCGTAGTTCGGGAACCAATGGCCAGAGCAGTAAGAACATTGCGTGCACACACACGAGCAAGCACGCGGAAAGGTGAGTAG
- a CDS encoding potassium channel family protein has translation MAREPESILVVGLGRFGSSVAQSLVKMEKEVMAIDSDADLVQRFAGEFTHVVQADATDSEALNQLGVSSFDRAVVAIGTDIEASVLTVLSLSEIGVEEIWAKAVTDKHGSILERVGAHHVVYPERDMGKRVAHQIVGSLSDYLEFEGYALARTTAPAILWGVPFSRSDIRSRYRITIVGIKREGESFTYAESETIAHRGDELIISGSVKAVEKFSALPHDDPEDSRS, from the coding sequence ATGGCACGCGAACCTGAATCCATCCTCGTCGTCGGCCTGGGGCGCTTCGGCTCTTCAGTAGCCCAAAGCCTGGTCAAAATGGAAAAAGAAGTCATGGCCATTGACTCTGATGCTGACCTAGTCCAGCGATTCGCTGGTGAATTCACCCACGTAGTCCAAGCCGACGCCACCGACAGTGAAGCCCTCAATCAACTCGGCGTCAGCAGTTTTGACCGAGCCGTTGTCGCCATCGGAACCGACATCGAAGCCAGCGTCCTAACCGTCCTGTCTCTATCTGAGATTGGCGTAGAAGAGATCTGGGCAAAAGCAGTCACCGACAAACACGGCAGCATCCTCGAACGCGTCGGGGCCCACCACGTCGTCTACCCCGAACGTGACATGGGCAAACGCGTTGCCCATCAAATCGTCGGATCGCTCTCGGACTACCTCGAATTCGAGGGGTACGCCCTCGCCCGCACCACCGCGCCTGCGATTTTGTGGGGAGTGCCCTTCTCGCGCTCAGATATCCGTTCGCGCTACCGCATCACCATCGTTGGTATCAAACGCGAAGGAGAATCCTTCACCTACGCCGAGTCCGAAACGATCGCCCACCGCGGCGATGAACTCATCATTTCCGGCAGCGTCAAAGCAGTAGAGAAATTCTCCGCCCTGCCGCACGATGATCCTGAAGACTCACGAAGCTGA
- a CDS encoding glycosyltransferase family 2 protein, translating to MIPVLNEENHLEAAVQQVLAQEYPGEVEVILAVGPSKDRTAEVAAALAAADERVTVVDNPSGRTPDALNAAIAASHHPIIVRVDGHAELSEGYIRLAVAELLRVGADNVGGIMNAQGRTTFEKAVACAMRSKIGVGNARFHVGGEAGPADTVYLGVFRRRALEKAGGYDPHFTRAQDWELNHRIRQAGGTVWFTPALSVTYRPRGSFSALATQYRNYGRWRRVVAATHEGTINLRYLAPPAMVLGTVAATVLGTVWHPAWIVPAGYLAGITAGSLSTSRGEPLKVRATLPAVLATMHWSWGIGFITSPKELREVSPTHNEEGATATTLDQR from the coding sequence ATGATCCCGGTTCTCAACGAAGAGAACCACCTGGAGGCTGCCGTACAACAAGTGCTCGCTCAGGAATACCCAGGCGAAGTGGAAGTTATCCTGGCAGTCGGACCCAGCAAAGACCGTACCGCTGAGGTCGCTGCCGCGCTCGCTGCTGCCGATGAACGCGTCACCGTCGTCGACAACCCCTCAGGGCGTACCCCCGATGCACTCAATGCGGCCATCGCCGCTAGCCACCACCCCATCATCGTGCGCGTAGATGGACACGCTGAACTCTCCGAGGGCTACATCCGCTTAGCTGTTGCCGAACTGCTACGCGTCGGCGCCGACAATGTTGGCGGCATCATGAACGCCCAAGGGCGAACCACTTTCGAGAAAGCTGTCGCATGCGCCATGCGCAGCAAAATCGGTGTTGGCAACGCCCGTTTCCATGTCGGGGGAGAAGCCGGCCCTGCCGACACTGTCTACCTCGGTGTTTTCCGTCGCCGAGCCCTTGAGAAAGCAGGCGGATACGATCCCCACTTCACCCGCGCTCAAGACTGGGAACTCAACCACCGCATCCGCCAAGCAGGCGGAACAGTGTGGTTCACCCCCGCCTTGTCCGTTACCTACCGCCCCAGGGGATCTTTCTCTGCCCTGGCTACCCAGTACCGCAACTATGGACGGTGGCGCAGAGTCGTGGCAGCCACCCATGAAGGCACGATCAACCTGCGCTACCTGGCGCCCCCTGCCATGGTCCTAGGCACCGTCGCAGCCACTGTTTTGGGAACGGTATGGCATCCAGCCTGGATCGTTCCCGCTGGTTACCTCGCTGGAATCACGGCTGGATCCCTCTCAACCAGCCGCGGTGAACCTCTAAAAGTGCGCGCCACCCTTCCTGCGGTTCTCGCCACCATGCACTGGTCCTGGGGCATCGGATTTATTACCAGCCCAAAGGAACTACGCGAAGTCTCTCCCACGCACAACGAAGAAGGCGCCACGGCGACTACGCTTGATCAACGGTGA
- a CDS encoding histidine phosphatase family protein has translation MRLILIRHGQTSSNIDMLLDTAEPGADLTDLGIEQANAIPAALADVDIDLIVTSTLVRTQQTAAPLAAQRNLTPWIRQGVREISAGDLEMRGDLEALESYHGMLISWKDDFTTSKVNGETGQNVADRYNQVLEEIYQHVGEDGTAVVFSHGAVIRGWTAMFVRGVEFDYVVKNSLANTAAVDIVGKPGQWSLAHWGDRPLGVSEPLPATPIYENE, from the coding sequence ATGCGCCTCATCCTCATCCGCCACGGACAGACCAGTTCCAACATCGACATGCTGCTGGATACCGCAGAGCCCGGAGCAGATCTGACCGACTTGGGGATAGAGCAAGCCAATGCCATCCCCGCAGCCCTTGCTGATGTCGACATCGACCTCATCGTTACCTCCACCCTCGTGCGCACTCAGCAAACAGCGGCACCACTAGCCGCCCAGCGCAACCTCACGCCATGGATCCGCCAGGGAGTGCGCGAAATCTCTGCTGGAGATCTCGAAATGCGAGGCGACTTGGAGGCACTGGAGAGCTATCACGGGATGCTTATTAGCTGGAAAGACGACTTCACAACCAGCAAAGTCAATGGTGAAACCGGACAAAACGTGGCAGATCGTTACAACCAGGTTCTAGAGGAGATTTATCAGCACGTGGGTGAAGATGGAACGGCTGTTGTCTTCTCCCATGGCGCGGTGATACGTGGCTGGACCGCCATGTTCGTCCGGGGAGTCGAATTCGACTACGTCGTAAAAAACTCACTTGCCAACACAGCGGCGGTCGACATTGTCGGCAAACCAGGGCAATGGAGCCTCGCGCACTGGGGAGACCGCCCTCTAGGCGTCAGTGAGCCGCTCCCCGCCACGCCGATCTACGAAAATGAGTAG
- a CDS encoding LCP family protein: protein MTSDPKRTSEEQSLVGRGGTEALSSPDTATAAVRRRRAYTLIWLTQFAPGSAQLVGGNKRLGRFVIRLLILFVLAAAVIIGLFFYNRAFVINTFARPPVLWGLAAVVLACAIGWAWLFIDAVRLSRPGTLPKRTRLGVSLLAAMLMVISCGTLTWSANVIRVGASAVSGMFGTGMAAKPVQGRYNILLLGGDSGASREGLRPDTIMLASIDADSGRTAMFGFARDTENINFRPGTTMSRLMPQGWNCGDKCLLNGLYTWAHQNASKFPANSGDVGVLATKEAIESLSGIDIQYYALVDLKGFQRFIDAVGGIDVDVRKATPIGGGTSRIKGYIQPGHQHLDGYHALWYARSREGSSNYERMQRQQCVMTSMLHQLDPATVITKYQELAGAAGSTLGTDIPASQLGTMSDLAIKARDQKMTSVNFTPPIINPWKYDPQVIRNKVAEAIAKTERAGQSASSSSRASSTPRASASHSPHSTNGLKNDNVISPRGENIPGAPGQQRATGSSTSSAHPTRGSRSTTTASPRPSGSSSASTGMTEDLAAVCSAG, encoded by the coding sequence ATGACCAGTGACCCCAAGCGCACATCCGAGGAACAGTCCCTAGTGGGCCGCGGCGGAACCGAGGCGTTGTCGTCGCCGGACACGGCAACGGCAGCCGTGCGCCGTCGCCGTGCCTACACGCTCATCTGGTTAACCCAGTTCGCGCCGGGAAGCGCCCAGCTTGTAGGCGGCAACAAACGACTGGGGCGGTTCGTCATACGCCTACTCATCCTGTTCGTGCTCGCCGCCGCAGTCATTATCGGTCTGTTTTTCTACAACCGAGCCTTCGTTATCAACACCTTCGCGAGGCCACCCGTGCTGTGGGGACTCGCAGCGGTCGTATTAGCCTGCGCCATCGGCTGGGCATGGCTGTTCATCGATGCCGTCCGCCTCAGCCGTCCAGGCACCCTCCCCAAACGAACTCGCCTCGGGGTCTCACTTTTGGCCGCGATGCTTATGGTCATCTCCTGCGGCACACTCACCTGGAGCGCCAACGTCATCCGCGTCGGCGCCTCTGCTGTTTCTGGAATGTTTGGCACAGGAATGGCCGCTAAACCAGTACAAGGCCGTTACAACATTCTCCTGCTCGGCGGCGACTCAGGCGCAAGCCGTGAAGGCCTACGCCCAGACACCATCATGCTCGCCAGCATCGACGCAGACAGCGGCCGCACCGCCATGTTCGGCTTCGCCCGCGACACCGAAAACATCAACTTCCGCCCCGGAACCACTATGAGCAGGCTCATGCCCCAAGGGTGGAACTGCGGCGACAAATGCCTCCTCAACGGCCTCTACACCTGGGCCCACCAAAACGCCTCCAAATTCCCCGCAAACTCCGGAGACGTCGGCGTCCTAGCCACCAAAGAAGCCATCGAATCCCTCTCCGGTATCGACATTCAGTACTACGCACTCGTCGACCTCAAAGGATTCCAACGATTCATCGACGCCGTCGGCGGCATCGATGTTGACGTCCGTAAAGCAACCCCCATCGGCGGCGGAACCTCCCGCATCAAGGGGTACATCCAGCCCGGTCACCAGCACCTCGACGGATATCACGCCCTCTGGTACGCCCGCTCCCGCGAGGGCTCCAGCAACTACGAGCGCATGCAACGCCAACAATGCGTCATGACCTCAATGCTCCACCAGCTCGACCCAGCAACAGTCATCACCAAATACCAAGAACTTGCTGGCGCTGCCGGAAGCACCCTCGGCACCGACATTCCTGCCTCCCAACTAGGCACCATGAGCGACCTGGCAATCAAAGCCCGCGACCAGAAAATGACCAGCGTCAACTTCACCCCGCCGATCATTAACCCCTGGAAATACGATCCCCAGGTGATCCGCAACAAAGTCGCTGAAGCTATCGCCAAGACCGAACGCGCTGGACAATCCGCAAGCTCCTCCTCCCGAGCTAGCTCGACCCCCCGCGCATCAGCAAGCCACAGCCCTCACTCCACCAACGGCCTCAAGAACGACAACGTCATCTCCCCCCGCGGAGAAAACATCCCCGGTGCTCCCGGACAACAGCGCGCCACCGGCAGCAGCACGAGCAGTGCACACCCCACCCGCGGTTCTCGCTCCACCACAACCGCATCACCCCGCCCTAGTGGCTCCAGCAGCGCCTCGACCGGCATGACCGAGGATCTCGCAGCTGTGTGTTCGGCAGGATGA